The genomic interval CGGGGCGCAGGGTTTGGGGATCGATCCAGACGCGGTATATGTCTTCGAGATTGTAGAACCAGCGATAGGTGGGCAGGGTGCGTCCGATTCCTTCGACGCGGTACCGGGTTTTTCCATCGATTTGCTCCTCGTAGGTGCAGACTTCGACGGCTCCGACCTCGGTGTTTGGGAACATCTTGGCCTTGTAGCTGACGCGGTAGAAGAGCTGTTCGCCCGGATGGTAGAGTTGTGCGGCGGCGGGAGCCGCTGCAGCGAGGAGGAGTATGGCGAGAAGAATCCGTTTCATCGGGAAAGTTCTGTTTTTCAGGGTTAACGATTTTTTGGGGTTTTATATTACGAAATACGGGAAAAATCGATCTCTTCGCGTCCCGAGTAGCGTCTCCGGAGCATTTCCAGCCCGAGGTTCTGGGGTTGGGCGAGTGCGGGGTCCTCGGCGAGGATCTCGGAGGCGGCATCTCGCGAGACGGTGAGGATCTGCACGTCGGCCGTAGGGCTTGCGATCTTCAAATCGAATGCCATACCGCTCTGGAGCGTTCCGTTGATGTCTCCGGCACCGCGCAGCCTGAGGTCGAGTTCTGCGAGTCGGAATCCGTCGTTCGTTTCGCACATGGCGTCGAGCCGGGCGCGGGATTCGCGGGATAGTTTTTCGCCGGACATGAGGATGCAGTAGGACTGTTCTCCGCCTCGTCCGACGCGCCCGCGCAGCTGATGGAGCTGGGAGAGTCCGAACCGTTCGGCGGATTCGATGACCATGACGGTGGCGTTGGGGACGTCGACGCCGACCTCGATGACGGAAGTTGCGACGAGGATCTGCGCTTCGCCCTGCTTGAACTGGCGCATGGACTCCTCCTTGTCGGCGGGTTTCATCTTGCCGTGGCAGATGGCCGTGACGTACTGCGGCAGGGGGAAGTCTCGTGAAATGGCCTCGTAACCGTCCGTCAGGTCCTTGTAGTCCATGGCTTCGGACTCTTTGATGAGCGGGTAGACGACATAGACCTGCCGGCCCTTGGCGATCTCCTGGCGCATGAACCCGAAGAGTTTCAGCCGTGCGGCATCCGTATAGTGGTAGGTCTTGATCGGGCGGCGTCCGGGCGGGAGTTCGTCGATGACCGAGACGTCGAGGTCGCCGTAGAGGGTCATGGCCAGCGTGCGGGGGATGGGCGTGGCGGTCATGACGAGGATGTGGGGCGGCTGCGCGTTTTTGGTCCAGAGTCGGGCGCGCTGCTCGACGCCGAAACGGTGCTGTTCGTCGATGACGACAAACCCGAGGTTCGCAAACTGCACGCGGTCCTCGATCAGCGCATGGGTGCCGATCAGGATGTCGACTTCGCCCGAGGCGATTCCATCGAGGGCTTCTCGGCGCTCGCGGGTTTTCGAGGCGCCGGTAAGGATGGCGACCCGGACCTCCATGCCGTCGAGCATCCTGCGGATGGTCGCAAAGTGCTGGCGGGCGAGGATCTCGGTGGGGGCCATCATGCAGGCCTGGTATCCGTTGTCGACGGCCAGCAGCATGGACATCAGGGCCACGAGGGTTTTCCCGCTTCCGACGTCACCCTGCAGCAGGCGGTTCATCTGGAATCCCGAGACGGTATCCTTGCGGATCTCGCGGATCACGCGCTTCTGGGCGCCGGTCAGGGGGAAGGGGAGTTTTTCGTGGTAGAAGGTGTTGAAGACGCCTCCGACCTTGGGGAAGAGGAATCCGTCGCTTTTCGAGAGCCGGGCCGATCTCCGCTGCTGGATGTTGAGCTGGACGCCTAACAGCTCTTCGAATTTGAGCCGGTACTGGGCCTGCCGGAGGGCCTCCTGCGACTGCGGGAAGTGGATGTTGTAGAGCGCCTCGCGCCGTGAAACCAACCCGTACCGGGCGCGCAGGGCCTCCGGCAGCGGATCGGAGATGCGGTCGCGGGCCAGGGCCCAGGCGTTACAGACGATCTGGTACATGCCCTTGGTCCCGAGGACGTTGCTCAGTTTTTCGGTCGAGGGGTATATTCCCTGCATACCGCTTTCGGGTTTGCGGGAGAGGGCCTGTTCGACGGTTTCCAGTTCGGGGTGGGCGATCGAGAGTTCGCCGCGGAAGAAGTTCGGGCGGCCGAAGACGAGGTATTCGCGTCCGACCTCGACTTTTTTCTCGATCCACTTGATCCCCTGGAACCAGATGAGTTCCGCGGATCCCGAGGGGTCCTGGACCTGGACCGTAAACCGGCGTTTGCGGCCGGTCCCGGCGTAGGCGACCCCCATGACCCGGGCCCGGAACTGGACATAGGCGAGCCCGGCCGTATCGGTGATCTCCGCGATGCGGTAGATGCGCGTTCGGTCGATGTACCGGAAGGGGTAGTGGGAGAGCAGATCCCCCACGGTTCGAATCCCGAGTTCGCGGTCGAGGAGCCGGGCCCGGGCCTCCCCGACCCCGGCGACGTACTTTATGTCATTGTCGAGTATCTCCACGGAGACAAAGATAGTGAAAGGTGAGTGCAGAGGCAAACGAAAACGAAGTTTTCAAGTTTGACTATGCCGAACCGCATCCTATGTTCTGCAAAGATAGTTAAATTTGTACTATCTTTGTCGAAAACTACGCAGGAAATGGATTTGACGACATTCAGGCGACGTCCGACGTGCGAGGTGCGGATCGGGCGTGTGACGATTGGCGGCGACCGCCCGGTGGCCGTGCAGTCGATGACCAATACGGATACGAACGACACGTCGGCGAGCGTTGCCCAGATCGAGCGCATCGATCGGGCCGGGGGGAAGATCGTGCGCCTGACGGCCCAGGGCCGGCGCGAGGGCGAGAACCTGGCGAATATCGTCCGGGCGCTGCGGTCCGACGGTTTTGCGACGGCCGTGGTGGCCGACATCCACTTTGTCCCCGAAGTGGCCTCGATTGCCGCGAAACATGTCGACAAGGTGCGGATCAACCCCGGCAACTACCGCAACGACCACGGGGAGTTCGAGGCGCTGATCGAGCAGTGCCGCGAGCGGGGTGTTGCGCTGCGCATCGGGGTGAACCACGGGTCGCTTGCGAAGCGTGTTTTCGACCGTTGGGGTGATACGCCCGAAGGGATGGTCGTCTCGGCGATGGAGTTTTTGCGGATCTGCCGGGATCGGGATTTCGACCAGGTGGTCGTCTCGATGAAGTCGAGCAACACGCGCGTGATGGTGGCGGCCTACCGGCTGCTGGCCGAGGCGATGGATGCCGAGGGAATGCACTACCCGATCCACCTCGGGGTTACCGAAGCCGGAAACGGCCTCGAAGGGCGCGTGAAGAGCGCCGTGGGCATCGGTGCGCTGCTGGCCGACGGCATCGGCGATACGATCCGCGTATCGCTCACCGAAGCCCCTGAAAATGAGATTCCCGTAGCGCAGATGCTGGTCGCGCACTTCGCTTCGCGGCCCGGGAAGTTCGAGGTCCTTCACCCCGAACGCTACTCCCCGACCGCCTGTCGGCGCCGTTCGCACGTCACCGTGCCGTTGACGCACGACGAACCGCACGACGGATTCCTCGTTCTGGAATCCGCTTCGGGGAATCCGACAGCCGAACTGCGCGCCGCGATCCTGAACCTCGACACGCCCGATTGCCCGGTGATTGTGAAACGCCGCTACGAGGATCCGACGCTGGAGGCCGTGGCCGTAAAGGCGGCCGCCGACCTGGGTCCGCTGCTGCTGGACGGGCTGGCCGACGGGCTTTGGATCGACGCTCCGGGCCACTCCGCGGCGGCGATCCGCGACGTGGAACTGATGATCCTGCAGGCTGCGCGCGTGCGTTTTTCGCATACCGAATACATCGCCTGCCCCTCGTGCGGGCGGACGCTCTACGACATCGAAAAGACGCTGGCCGACATCAAGGCGCGTACGTCGCACCTGAAAAACCTCCGCATCGGGGTGATGGGCTGCATCGTGAACGGCCCTGGGGAGATGGCTGATGCCGACTACGGTTACGTAGGCGCGGCCCCGGGGCGCATTACGCTTTACAAGGGACGCGAGGTCGTTGCGCGCAACATTCCGCAGGAGGAGGCGCTCGACCGGCTCATCGCGCTGATCCGCGAGAACGGCGACTGGACCGATGCCCCGGCCGACGGTCGATAAGCGGCTCCGTCCACGAGCCGGCCTCGCCCCTCTCCTCCGGAAGCCGGATCCGCCTTGCCGCCCGCTTCCGCCTTTTGAGGGACCGGGATACCCTCTGACGCATGAGATCCCGCTCCTTCCTGCTTGAAAAAAATTCCCGGATATGACCATTCTTCCCCTTGCCTACCTTCCGTCGGTGTCGTACTTCACCTGCCTGCTGCACGACGAGTGCGTCGTGGATCTGGGTGAGCACTTCGTGAAGCGCTCCGAGCGCAATCGGGCCCGGATCCTGGCCACCGGCGGCGTGATGGAACTCACGGCGCACGTCTGCCACGCAAACCGACCCCGGCAGCCCATGCGCACCGTCCGCCTCGACTACTCGAAACGCTGGCAGCACCAGCATTGGGGGGCGCTGGTCGCCTCCTACCGTTCGTCGCCCTATTTCGAACACTATGCCTCCCGTTTCGAACCCTTCTACCGCCGGGAGTACGGGTTCCTTGTCGACTACGACCTTGAACTGCTGGAGACGCTTTGCACGCTGGCCCGGATTCCGTTTCCGCGTCTCTGCGAGACCTACGTCGAGGCCCGGCCGGGCGATCTGGACATGAGGTCCCGATACGCGAAGGACCCGGCTTTTGCTGCCGAGTCCTATTTCCAGGTCTTTTCCGACAGGATGCCTTTTGCGCCTAATTTGTCGTTTGCGGACCTGTTGTTCGCCGAGGGGCCTGCATCCGTTTCGGTTTTAGAACATTGCCGACGAGGATAGTCACGCTGTCGCGCAGATTCCCCGCCGCCGCCTTCACTTCGACGACACCCCGCAACGCCACCGAATCGGTCCGGTACTGACAGGGTGCGTATTCGTTCATGACGAGCGTATCGGTTCCGGCCGTGAGCAGGGGCATTCCGAGCGACGAATAGACCCTGAACACCTGTTTGTTCCCGTCGCGCAGCTTGCGCCGTTTGTCGACGATGTGCAGCGTGGGGACCTGCCGGTTCCACATCGCCCTGTAGAGATAGAAGGCATCCTTGTATTCGCGGCGGTTGAGGGTGACGAGTCCCGATCCGTTCACGCCGTAGGGCCGACGTGCGGAGCCGTAGTCGAAGAGGCTTTCGATCCAGACGCCCCAGAAGAGCGAATCGTTCTGGAGGTTGCGGGCATACTCTTCATGGAATCGGGTCTGTTTCTCTTCGGGGAGCCAGTTCGAACGGGGTTCGTCCTGTGTCGTGTAGCTTTTGTGCCCGAGGAATCCCTGCCCGCCGTAGCAGACCCCCGACTTCAGGTACGACCAGTTTTTCTGCAGGAGGTCACGCCAGACGATCACGTCGTCGGTCGAACCTCGTCTCCATCCCACGGACTGTTTCCAGACGATCAGGTCGGTGATGAAGTTCAGTGCTCCGTCCTGATCGCTGCACGCGACGGTCGGACGTGACGGATCCATCGTCCGGGCGGTGTCGTTCAGCCGTCGCAGATAGGGTGTCACGTCATCCCCGCGCATCCAGAGTTGGGAGAAGATGCCCCACATGACAACCGAGGGGTGGTTGATATTTTGGGCGATGATCTCCTGGAGCTGCTGCATTCCGTTCTCCTCGAATTCGGGCGTTGCGAAATAGGACATGTCGCCCAGGAAGGGGGCGCGGTGGAACGGCATGTCGATCCAGACGAGCAGTCCTTGTTCGTCGCAGCGGTCGTAGAGGTACTGCGCATGGGGGAATACGGCCGAGCGGATGGCATTGGCTCCGATGTCATGGATCTGCCTGAGGTCTGCATTGTAGTCTTCGGGGACGAGTGTTCCGCCGGAGAGCGTGTTGTCGTGGTGGAACTCCACGCCGTGGATGGGGATGCGCGCGCCGTTTATCGTGAAACCGCCTTCTGTGGAGACGCTGATAGCCCGGAATCCGGTCCGGACAACGACCCGGTCTGCGATACTGTCCTCTCCGATGGCGGCCGTGACGGTGTAGAGCGCCGGGTGTTCGGGGCTCCAGAGTTCGGGTTTTTCGATCGTAAAGGGTATGGCGACGGGTTTTTCGTCGATTTTGGCTTTCTGACGTTTTGCGAAGACCTGTCGGCCGTCGGGGGCGTTGATTTCGATGTTGAGCGTGCAGGCATTTTGGCCTTTCGAGGTGAGGTGCACTTCGATTTCGCCTTCGGCGCGTTCAGCCGAGACCTCCCGGGAGTGAACGATCACGCCGTCCGATCCGAGGTAGAGGGGAGAGATGGCGGTAGCTTCGGTGACGATAAGTTCGGCTTCGCGGTAAATTCCGCCGTACAGGTTCATGTCGGTGGATGTGGGGAGCACGTCGTTCCGGGAACTGTTGTTGACCATAACGAGCAGTGCGTTGTCGGCTCCGAAGCGGATTTTGTCCGTGACTTCGAAGGTGAAAGCCGTTCCTCCGCCCCGATGTGTTCCGACGTGGTGTCCGTTCACGAAAACGTCTGCGACGCTCTGCACGCCGTAGAATTTTACGAAGAGGCGTTTTGCGGCCCATTCCGTAGGGATATACATGCCGTTCTGATAGTTTCCTGTGGTTTCGAGCCAGTATCCCTGGGCGAGGGGGTCGGTATTCCAGCTGTGCGGGAGTGTGACATGGCGTGCGTTGTCGGAGGTCCGTTCGGACTTGAAGAAGAACCGCCACCCTTCGTTGATGGGGAGGACCTCCCGGGCCTGGACCGATGTGGCGGCAAGTCCGGCGAGCAGGAGCAGCGTTATGTATCGTTTCATGTCAGAAAACGTTTAGGGGTGATAGGGACGTTCCGGAAGCTGTATTTCCGATTGAGGAGATTTTCATGTCGTGCGGGCTGCCGGGCTCCAACTGCAAAGATAATACAACGCGGGTTAAAAACAAACACGGGAGGTCATGGATACGCTTCGGCATCGGGGGGTAAGAATCGGGACCGGCCTGTTGAAAAAAAAGACCGGGCGCAGAATCCTTTCGATTCCGCGCCCGGCGACACCGGCTGACAGTCTCTCTAACTAACGTTGTGTTCCTCTCATTTCTCCGGTGGGGGTATAAGTCCTTTTCCGGGCTTTACGGCTTTCGCCGTATCAGTACTGAACTGTTTGCAGGTTCATACCGCGTTAGTTTGCGGCGGTGAACGTTACCGGGATCTCGAATACGTGAGCCTTCTTCTGGTATACGGTCACTGTGCCGGCCTTTTCAATCGGTTCCCAGTCGTAGTTGTAGGTGAACGTTACCTTGACGGTAGCCGTGACATCGTGTGCCAGCGTCTCGTTGGACTGCGGGACGGTCAGCACGCCGGTTTCCGGATCAATTGTTACACCCGAGATCATGCCTTCGTTCTCGATATCGGTCCATTCGACCTCCTCGGCGAAGGTAATCTCGACTCCGTAACCGTTGGCCGCAGCGGCCAGACCCGTCAGGGCGTAATCCGATTCGTTTTCGTTTAGGACGAAGAGTGCGGAGCCCTTGGTATCGATTGCTACGGCCGGGTTGGAGGCGCTGGGCGTCTTGCCGTCGCTGGTGAGAGCCAGTACGCTGTTGATCAGGTTCAGCGTACCTTCTTTGCTGGAGGATACTTCCACTTTGGCACCGGTGTAGAATGCCTTCCATGCGCTGAATTGGATCGGAACGTTCACTCTCACTTCGAACTCCTTCGAATCGAGCAGCTCGCCTCTCGAATTCTTCAGTTCGGCAACGACGGGAACCGTGTTCAGGATGCAGCCGTTCCACTCCATATTATTGCCGGTGATTGCGGGGAGCGTGTTGTCGCCATAACCCGGCAGGTCCTCCTTGTCGATTGCCAGTCTGAACGAAAGTGTTGCACCGGCCTCCGTTGCCTCGTCGCTTACGAGGTATGCGTTTCCGAGGATAATATCCTTCAGCGTAAATTCAGTTCCGCTGATGGTGCCGTCGAGATCCATATACTGCGTACTGCCGTCCGTCTTCAGATACGACGGGTTCGGTTGGAGCGAGTAGATCGTGTTGGTCAGCGTGTACGAACCGGTCATGTTGAGCTTGAAGACAACCTTGCCGTCGCTGTTGGTTCCTGCGATGTAACCGTTTTGCGGTACATTGTAGACATACGACGGCTGCTTCTGCCAGTCGATACCCTCGCTGTCGAATGCGATGGTCAGCGTACCCTGATTGATTTCGGGCGTTACACCCAGTACGATCGGAGCAGCATCGAGTTTGGCGGTCTGTGCGACCTTGGAGTAGTCGAGCGTCAGCGCCGAGATGAATTTGGCAACTTCGTTCTCATCGGCGAAGTAGCTGCCGACCTGAGCATAGAGATGTTTGTTGAGGTTGGTGGAGAGCGTAACCTTGTAGTCGGCATCTACGCTTGCGCCTTCATTCGAGACGGCGTAGGTCATGTCGGGCAGCCCCTCGAAGCTTACCGTACCCTTGAATTTCACGTAGGTCTCGATCTTGTCGATTTCGTTTTCGGCGAGGAGATGAACATCCTCTTCATAGGAGATCGTGCCATCGCCCGTCAGGTAGTTCTTCATCGTTACGACGAACTGCTGGGCCGATTCTTCGTTGAGCATCTCCTTGCGGAAGAATGTCAGCTCGATGTCGGAACCGTTGGTGACGATCTTGCTGCCCTGCGGCAGAGCCAGCGTTACGGCGAACTCTTTGGGCAGCTGGTTGAACTTCTCCCAATTGACCTGGTCGCTTGCCGGGATCGTGATTTCAGCCTCATAAGCACCGGCGGTGTACTTGGTGTACTTGCTGTAGGACCACTTGAAGTCGAGGTTGATGTTCATGGTCTTGAGCAGGTCGCCGAGGATCGTTACCGTCGAGTAGACCTCCTCCTGAGCCATGGCGATCTTGGTCGAACCGTTCGAGATCGAAGCCTTGTCGGTCAGTTTCAGAACGTTGCCGACTTCGGCGATCGAAGCCGCGCTGCTGTTCTCCACCGTAACGTCCTTGGTTTCATTGCCTTTGGCGGTCGGGTCGGCGGGGGTTACAACCAGTTGTTTTTGGGTTTCGTAACCGGTCGTGTACTCGATGTGGGTATGCGAGTACACGAAGGCGAGTTTCTCGGCCACATCGGCATCCCAGAGATAGGCCTCGGCAGCCTTCTTCATCGAAAGCAGCTTGTCGCCCTCTTTGTAAGCCAGTCCATATTGATCCAGCAGGGTGATGACCGTATTCATGTCGTTCCAAACGAGGTCATACGCGACGCCTTTGGCCGGGTCGTAAGCCGAAACGGGCTCTCCTTCGTCATCCAGACGTGCGAGCACGAAGTTGTCGCGGACGTTCTTCGATCCGCCGTTGGTCGTAAAGTACGGCGAGGTGATTTCGAATCCGTAGGTCTGATTCTCCACGTTCTCGTCGCCCATCGTGCTCTTCTGCGAGAGGCTCAGCGCCACGGCGTAGGCTTCGTTGGCCTTGAGTTCGCCGTAGATTTCTTCGTCGGCCACAGCGGTGAAGATGATCTTGCCGTCATCCCACGTAACGCTTTCGTAGGTCAGCGGTTCCTGGTCGGCACGGGTAATCTTCTCGGGGATGAACTTGGCGGTCACGATTCCGTCGGTGATCTTCTGGGCAAGCGCCTCGGCCAGCGTGGCGGGAGCCACGCGGAATGCGATCTTGACCTTGGGATTGGCGGCAAGTTCGATGCGGGTGGCGTCTCCGTCTTTTGCGGCGATGTAGTAGCCGCCGAGGTTCACGTCGAACTCCTGGTTCATGGCCGTCGGCACGAAGACGATCGACTGGATGCGGCCGGAGAGGTCATCGATAGCGCTCCAGATCTCCGCGATCTTGGCATCGTATGCTGCGAAGACATCCGACAGCTTGTTTTCCTGCAGGTAGGTGGCATTATCACCGAGGTCGGGAACTTCAGGCATGTTTTCCTGAATCAGGGCGAGGATGTTGTTGCGGAGGGCATTTCCCTCCTTCTTGACCTGTGCAGCCATAACCTCCGTCATGGCACCGATAAGCATCTCTTGATTCTCAACGAAATAGTTCATCAGGTAGGTGCCCAAGTCGTCGCCCAGGATGCCGGCGACGATTTCCGAGACCTTTTCCTCATCCATCTGTTCGCCGAGGGCAGCCAGTACGGCGGTCGTGACCTGCTGTACCTGTGCGTCGGTGAGCTGTTTGTCGGCAAAAGCCTCGTCGAAGGCTGCGTCGAAATCCAATTTACCGAGTTCGGTCTGGATTGCCTCCTGCACTTTGGGAAGCAGGCTCTGCCACGTTTCTCCGGCAGCCATCTGCTCCTGGAAGATTGCTGCCACATCCTCCTTGTCGAGCATCATTTGGGAGACGATCGCCTCGATTTCGGCCTGGGTTTTGTATCCTTGAGCCTTGACGATCTCCTCTACCTTGCTGTTGAAATCGTTGCTCTTGAGCAGATCGGCCAGTTCCGTTCCGAGTTTGTCTTCGGTGACGTAATTTGCCAGGTCTGAAGCCGTGAGGAACTTGCTGAAGTCGATGCCGTCGATCTTTTCCTGCAGCGACTTCAGCGCCGAGGCATCAGCTTTCAACGCGATCTCTCCTTTCAGACCGTCGATTTCTTTTTGCAGGTTGTCGATGTCGTCGTCGTAGTCCTTGCACCCGACACCTGCCAGCATTGTTCCGCTGAGGAGCAATGCCGTGAAATTCCTGAATAAATTGTTTTTCATAGTGAAATGATTGAAATAAATGAGTGTGTTCGATCTTTGACTTTCAATGCGTTAAAGTTTCAGCATCAGTTTTGTTGGTATCATATATGATACGCATGGTGCAAATATAAAGATAAAAATTTGCACAGCAAAATTTTTGTCAAGATTTTTGAGATGGGAATGGATTATCAGGAGGAGATACGATATATCTCCGAGAGAATCAAGTGTTTGAGAAAGGAGAGCCGGTTGACTGTTCAGGAGCTGGCCTATCGGTGTGACATGGAAAGATCCAATCTGAGTCGAATCGAAGCAGGCCGTACAAACCTGACGGTGAAAACGCTCTGTATTATTTGTAATGCCTTGGGGGTCAAACTTCGGGATGTGATCCGCTGAGAGACAGACTGGATCGATACCTCTGTATATATATCGGAGGCCGGGATGATGCTTTTTGGCACGTTCAGGTAATTTTTGTATCTTGCGGAGCCAATTTGAAGCGGAAGTTTGAATAGTATCGATCTGATCGTATGCCTGGTGGTGGTGCTGGCCGTCTGGAACGGCTGGCGCCAGGGTTTCATCGTGCAGATCTGTTCCCTGGCGGGCATTGTCGCGGGGATCTGGCTGGCGGCGCGGTTCGGGACAGAGGTGGGCGGTTGGCTCCGCTTCGATCCGGAGATTGCCGCCGCGGGCGGTTTTGTCGTCGTGCTGGTGGTTGTGGTGCTTGGCGTGGCCGTTGCGGCGCGTCTGGCGCGCAAGCTCTTCCGGTTTGCAGGCTTCGGGGTTGCGGACATCGTGCTGGGCATCGTGGTTTCGCTGCTGAAGTTCCTGTTGGTACTGAGCGTGCTCTTCTCGGCTTTCGACCGTTTGAACGTGGATTACAGCCTGGTCGGGCCCCGGACGATCGAGCGTTCCCGAACCTATAAGCCGGTCATGCGGCTCTCCGAATCGCTTTTCCCGTTCCTGGAATGGGTCGGCGAACGGGTCCCGGGTTCGGAATCGCGGGAGGACGAGCCAGTGCGGTCTGCCGATACGGAAAAGGAGGAATTCGATGTATAAACGGTTTACGGGGACGGTGGTCCGTGCGACGGGGAGTTGGTACGACGTCGTGACGGAGTCGGGTGCGGCGGTTCACTGCCGGATCCGGGGGCGGCTGCGCCTGAAAGGGGTGCGTTCGACCAATCCGGTAGTCGTGGGCGACGTGGTGTCGTGCGAGGCGGAAGAACCGGAGGACGAGGGTGTCATCGTCGATATTTTCCCTCGCCGCAACTACGTGATCCGCCGGGCCTCGAACCTCTCGAAGGAGTCGCACATCATCGCCGCAAATATCGACCGGGCGCTGCTGATGGTGACGCTGCGTTCTCCGGAGACGCCTCCGGAGTTCGTGGACCGTTTTCTGGTGACGTGCGAGGCCTACAAGGTCCCGGTTACGATCCTGCTTTCGAAGATCGACCTGCAGGATGCGGAGGCCGTAGCCGCGTTCCGCGCGGTCTATGAAGGGGCGGGTTACGGGGTGCTGGAGGTCTCGGCCCCCGAGGGGCGCGGCGTGGAGGAGGTCCGCCGCCTGCTGAGCGGAGTGACGACCCTCGTTTCGGGAAACTCCGGGGTCGGGAAGTCGACCCTGATCCAGACGATCGACCCGTCGTTGGAGATCCGCACGGGCGAGATCTCCGAGAGCCACCACAAGGGCCGCCATACGACGACCTTCTCGACGATGTATCCGCTGCAGGGGGGCGGCGCGGTGATCGACACGCCGGGGATCAAGGGTTTCGGGCTGATCGACATCGACGATGCCGAACTGTGGCACTACTTCCCGGAGATGATGCGCACGGCCCCCGGCTGCCGGTTCTACAACTGTACGCACACCCACGAACCGGGCTGTGCGGTGATCGACGCCGTGAAGCGGGGGGAGATCTCCCTGGCGCGCTACGAGAGCTATCTGAAAATCCTCGATGAAGATGAGAAGTACCGCAAGTAACGATACGACACCGCGCAGCGATGCGCTGTTCGGCCCCGAAGCGGGCCCTGCTGCCGGGCGGATTGCCTGCCTGGCGGAGTTCATGACGGCGGAGCGCTACGGTGTGCTGCGGGGGAGCGTATCGATGCGCACGCGCTACATGACGGTGCTGGCCGAGAACCTGTACCACGGGCAGAATGCGGCGGCGCTGATCCGCCATTGCGACGCCTTCGGGGTGCAGGAACTGCATACGGTGGAGACGCTGTGCCGTTTCGAGCCGAATCCGGTGATTGCGCGGGGTTCGGAGCAGTGGGTCGACGTACGGCGCCACGCCTCGACGGCGGAGGCGATTGCGGCGCTGCGGCGCGAAGGGTACCGCATCGTGGCCACGACGCCTCACCGCGAGGATGTCACCCCCGAGACCTTCGATGTTGCGAAGGGCCCCTTTGCGCTGGTGTTCGGCACGGAGCACGCCGGCATTTCGGACGATGCCATCGCTGCGGCAGACGAATTCCTGCGGATTCCGATGTGCGGACTGGTCGAGAGCCTGAACGTCTCGGCTTCGGCGGCGATCCTGATCTACCAACTCTCCGAACGGGTGCGGCATACGGTTCCGAATTGGGCGCTTCCGCTCCCGGAGCAGGCGGCGCTGATGGAGCGCTGGATGCGTCGCAGCGTGAAGGATGCCGATGCGATCCTGCAGCGGCGCTTCGGCGGGACGGAATAAAC from uncultured Alistipes sp. carries:
- the rsgA gene encoding ribosome small subunit-dependent GTPase A is translated as MYKRFTGTVVRATGSWYDVVTESGAAVHCRIRGRLRLKGVRSTNPVVVGDVVSCEAEEPEDEGVIVDIFPRRNYVIRRASNLSKESHIIAANIDRALLMVTLRSPETPPEFVDRFLVTCEAYKVPVTILLSKIDLQDAEAVAAFRAVYEGAGYGVLEVSAPEGRGVEEVRRLLSGVTTLVSGNSGVGKSTLIQTIDPSLEIRTGEISESHHKGRHTTTFSTMYPLQGGGAVIDTPGIKGFGLIDIDDAELWHYFPEMMRTAPGCRFYNCTHTHEPGCAVIDAVKRGEISLARYESYLKILDEDEKYRK
- a CDS encoding RNA methyltransferase — translated: MKMRSTASNDTTPRSDALFGPEAGPAAGRIACLAEFMTAERYGVLRGSVSMRTRYMTVLAENLYHGQNAAALIRHCDAFGVQELHTVETLCRFEPNPVIARGSEQWVDVRRHASTAEAIAALRREGYRIVATTPHREDVTPETFDVAKGPFALVFGTEHAGISDDAIAAADEFLRIPMCGLVESLNVSASAAILIYQLSERVRHTVPNWALPLPEQAALMERWMRRSVKDADAILQRRFGGTE